In the genome of Trypanosoma brucei gambiense DAL972 chromosome 4, complete sequence, the window aaaaagaaaagagacgtCCATTTGCTTCACCACTtcgtttcccctcctttcttttcttttttccttttcttttcctcttttttttttttcggtgtggTGGGGGGTGGGGAGGTTTATTTGACTTGACGTaacggaggaaaaaaaaaaaaaaacaatgcggGAACAACTTCACGTGTACTTTGTCAAAAATATTTGAGGGTACAACGAcgacaaataataataataataataataattaaaaaaacaaaacgcagCAGCTAAAGGAAGTATGAAACGAGCCGAAACAAACCAAACCGaaccgaaacaacaacaacaacaacaccatcaATAACTGTAACTATAactatataataataataataataatatcaacaaaaataataaacaataatagtTGTAACAGAAACATTGATATTGAGGTCGTTTGGGATCAAccgaaacaaaacataacaacaaaaaaaaagacagaaaagtAGACATATATGAACGCACCTATCGCATGTGAGTTCAGTGCTTTGAGTATTTAATGACTTCAGTTTCTGCAATttactttcctcattttattcatacaaaaaaaaaaaatgtctttccattcgatttttttttattttcttcctttatgaTTATTCCTACATTTACAATTTACCTttaactttttctttctgttgttgtttctaaGCTTCAGTTGATTGACTTCTTCATCTCGATACACcgtttcttgttgttgttgttttttttttcctccctcttcctctcctattccttttcctttccctttcccttttcctcttacttttacaattattattattaatattattattcctcatttccctatatatatatatatatattttttgttccttcctgCAGTATTAGCCACACGTTCGAATCACTTTCATCTCTAATTTCATTGgtttttcatttcccccccccgcccGCCCGCCTCTcgccgtttcttttttttttcccttttttctttaaatttcCTAACTTAAATTTTCGTTGTTTAACGgtgtttatctttttttttcttttcttttcttttctttttcttcttaaaATTTATAttcacctccttctttcGCTAAGTTGCTAAAAGTAAGTGAAGTGTCACAGACTCGACAGGCGggtctctcccttttttttcttttttttttgtttttccattcgCTTCTTTctgataacaaaaaaaaacaaacaaacaaacacgcaaacacgcacaaacgcaaaaaaaaaaaaaacagacaaataCAAAACCTGCCATGTATATTTTCTAATATCATCTTCACTTAatataaacaaaatcaaTTTTCCAAAGacgttcttttctttatttcgaattcttactctttttttttctttttcttctttttctttttttataaaaaaaaaaaatcgatcTGCTTTCGTTCTGTTCTGCATTacggtttgtttgtttgtttgttttttacgtGTCATGTacattttctttacttctgtAAAATTTCGCCACACCTCATGCTTTGACAAGCCAAGTtacctccctttctttctttctttctctctctctctctctctttccctctctttccctttctttctgcttCCATTCGAaacagttaaaaaaaaacaattccGCAAACTGCACTTCAACAAGTTCATGTTGCCTTCCAGTTCATCCTAACACTATAATCAcccattcttcttttttaccgtttcattatctctttttttcttcttcttctttcttttgtttgcttttttgtgtgtttgtgcagagaagaagaagaaaaaacaaacaaaagagatcGGTTCTACAGTGGTTTGTTACCCCCACTTCACTTCAACCGTACACCACCCAATTCAATCATTACACAAAACATCAACACtaaggaaaagcaaaaacaaaaacaaaaacaaacaaaaagaaaaaaaggaaaaggaaaaggaaaaaaaaaagaagtttgtCAACGAGGCACGGCATTCTGAAGGACAGAAATCCAACGCTCGTAAGATTCTTCTGAGCGGTCCTTAAACCAATACGCCTTTCCCGTTTGGTTCTTAAGGGCAAAGACGTATTTTTCATGAGCCATTGCAGCGTCTATTGGACAAACAGATGTAAGGGCTTCAAGATCCACCCTCTCAACATCACCAGTTTCTACATTTCGCATTAAGACCCCGTTATGGTCTAGTGAAAGTTCACAGTCCTTCCAACCACGATCCGCAGTGTGACGTTGCAACATCCCACGGTGAGCTGTCACACGACTTCCCTCATATTCGGGGAGTTCGGAACTCAACACCTCATCAATGTTTTGTGCAATCTCATTGAAAACCTGCTGTGGAATCTTTTTGTGGATCTCCACACTCCGTCGGAGCGTTTCTAAGCCACGGCGAATGAAAGGTAGTTGAAAAAGCTGCCGCAATGACGGCCGTTTAGCCGGATCGAGAGAAAGTAACTGATCACACACCCGGCGAAGATCATCCGAGTACATATTTGGAAGCGGGGCGCGGCGGGCATGGACGATATTATCAATGAGCTCATCCATATTACGCCCACCAAAAGGACGCTTGAGTACCATAACTTCATACAACACCACACCAAGAGCCCACATTTCACTCTTTTTGCTGTACGGCGCCCGGCGCCAGAGTTCGGGGCTCAAATAATATGGCGTCCCACAGAAAGTAGTGCCAACAGGATTTGACAGCGAGTCCTCGTATTGACGACTGAAGCCAAAGTCACCCAACTTCACAAGGCCCGTCGTCGTGAGCAGCACGTTGGCAGTTTTAAGGTCGCGGTGCATCATGTTATTGCCATGAATGTGATCCAGCGCAAGACATAGTTGCAAAAATATGTATAACACTTCATGTTCCTTGAAGTGCCGTACCGCGTGCTGGCGTGCTTTGATCTGTCTGTAGAGAtcaccaccatcagcatACTCCATGATGATGAGCAGCATCCCACCGCGGTCGTATGAGGCTCGGTGGCGTATAATATTTGCATTGTTGCAGCGTGAAAGGCATTTAACCTCATTTGTCACGAAACCGCGATCCTTCGCGCTCATATTGTTTGTATCCATCACCTTTGCTGCAAAAATTAGCCCCGTTGCCGTTTCTTCCACCCGCCATGCGCTACCAAAACTCCCCTGACCCAAAAGTTTCTTCTTAACATATTTGCATTCGGCACGTGAGCCGAGAATTCCTTCAAGaggatcttttttttccgtgCCTTCCTCCGCGGGTGGTACCGGAAGGGCGCTGTTACCGTTCGCGGGACGCTTATGTTCCGTCATGCGTTATTGTTTCACGACAGTATGTCCGAGTAGTACTCCACTGTTAGTAATAACACAACGATTTACACACACTGCGTTGCTTGGTGTCCACTGTAAAGCAAagtatacgtatatatttccttttgtttcccttcactgtatcaacacacacacacacaaaaaaaaaaaaaaatctccccGTTTCCGGTTTTATATGCACAGTTGTTGCCAATTATTTACTGGTTGGGCGCCAGCCTCAGTGCAGGAATGTGTGGCGTGAGCAGAACTTTGTGTTTTGTCCCACTCGTTGCTTGTTGCCTGCACAGTGAACTTTCGTTCCCTAACCCTTCTCCTTTATTTACTCACCTTTCGGCTTCTTTTCGACTGATTTGTCCAGTTTTCTCCACGATACCTCAACGGCAGCAAACCCAAGGAGAAAACAAGGCTGTTGGACACTTTATGGGGTATCGTGCTTCCTAAACCAAGTGTACGTGTACGTGTACGTACGGGTGTaatgaaatggaaagaggaaagtcAGCAACAGCAAGGAGGAAATGGTGGAGACTAAGCAAAaggcataaaaaaaaaaaggataagcAAGCCAAAGTTTCGACACTAACTGTGAAGAACAATGCCAGTTGAAGGACCATTGACGCTCTTCgcagggaggaagaaaaatttgTAACTGATGCTTAATGGTCAAATAGTTAAAGGACCTCAAACTGAAAAGCTTCGGGTCGTGCGAGCAAGGCATCCTTCTCTTCCCGACTTACCAACCCACCAACCGTCCAAAGGTTCACTCAACAGCAGTTGCGGATGACGATTCAGAGCGAGACCGTTTTGCTGGTGGTTCACTCGATGAGTTCTCCtcgccttcattttcttcactaTCACAGTTGCAACTATCGTCGTTGGACGCAAAATCACTGTTGTCTGGGGCCTGCTGGGCAGATGTTGTGTAATGGCTCTCAAGCGGGTCGTCGTAACCAACCACTCCGGAGCCCATCACCTGCAACTTATTGTTGGCCGGTTGCGCATCGACGCCAAGCTCTGCCAACAATAATTCAAAATCTGAATCTCTCCCATTCCACCCATTACGCTCCACTGTGCTCGCTACACTTGACGTCTCTGCACCAGCAGAAGCGGCTTCCTCAGGTGTCTCTAGCAGCGAGTGCTCCAAGCGAGTGGCGAGAGCTGGGCAGTGCTGTCGCATGCGCTCTCCGTAAGCTTGCCACAGTCGATTGCCAACATTATGGCACATATTTCTGTTGCACTCATCCACATCTACGTCCGCGCCGTCGCCGTTCGCGGATGAGATAACAGTGCTTTCATCTTCGGACGCAAACAGCGACGGCGCAAAGGGATTATTGGCTGAGCCGCAGAACGATGTTTGCCGCAGCGCACTCCCCTTTTCCATGCGGATTGCTCTGCACAGGGAATCAATCAGATGGGCAAGAGAGGAGTGGAACaaactgttgctgttggggCTACAGACTAAATAACGGCGCACGGCTGTATCGAGAAGCTCTCCACCTGCAtacagcagcggcaatgcCACAAGCTGTCGCTTGTTGCAATTTAATAGGGAAGCAATAAAAGACGCAACGGACGATTGCACGTTCGCGACAGATCGTGCACGAGACTGCAGTACGTTGTCCAAACATTGCACCAGGCAAGACTGTTGTAGAAGGTTAGCAAGCGGCCTACTAAGCGGTTCATCTACCGCGTCAACAAGCACTGTAAAGACTCTTAGTATGTGAATCACACGTGTCTCGCCGTGGAATCCTCGCATCACACTCTCTAACGAACCCAAGACATTCACCAGCCCCTCTGTAAGCGATAGTAGTGGAGGCCGTCGTTTCCCATCATCTCCATTCAACCAAAATTGTATAATGTCGCGCCTCTCAGCCGCACAGATAGCCACGCCAGCCGGTGACTGAAGCAGCGCGCACGTTACGCAAGACACTACGGCATCCACTGCCGCCTGCAGTTCAGCGCCACAGTGAGTTACCACAACGCATTGCAGCAGTAACTCGAGTAAGCAACCATCCGGCTTAGAATGGCCCTCCTCCGTAAGCAAACACCGTCCCTGAGGGTAAAATGTGAGGCAATTACTGATGATATCACATGCCATCAGTAGCGCCATCCCTGGTGAAATGTTAGGTGATATTAAGCACTGTTGGTCCGGTTGCCAGCGAGGCGCTGCTTCGTAAAGGGCCAGAGCCCTAGAAAGAACGAACCGAATAAAGGGTATCAGCGACGTTCTGATCATGGCCCCAAATATGGACGACTTATACTCAATGGACATCGCAGCGCTGCGCACCGTCCTGCACATATCGTGTAGGAATGCGGTGACTTCAAAGGCAAGTTTAACGTCGTCGTAAGCCCGAGTAAAGGCTTCGGGTAAAATATGACGCGACTTGCATATGTCATCCACCAGTTGGCTTTTATTAGTCATTATGTAATTGCTGAGAAGCGAAGAAGGGTTGGCATCTGCTTCATCAAGGGAGACCGGAAGCATATCTTTCAAGCAACTACACGCATGCAGTTCATGAATCTTCAACACAGTGCTCTCCGGAAGCATAAGCGGATTACGAAATGTTGCACGCCGTTGGGCAATGTCAACGAAACCCGATTGACTATCACACCTTCCAATAGCAAACTGCACGACCTGGAGAACCCTGTCAATAACTTCCCTGTCTATAAATTGGGAGATAATTTTCCCGTCTGTACAGAACGGTTGATGTAAGAGTGTAGTTGTGATTGTCCCTATGAGGTTCATGCCCCGCTGGTCGTTGTCTCCTTTGCAATATTCAAATAGGTCTACCAACTCCTTAATGTACGTCTCATGACTCCGAACGAACAGTCCGAAGCGCTGTGGGTTTGTCTGCATCACAGAAATAATAGTTGGAAGATTTTCACGGCATACCAACCAGTTTCTGCAGAGTGCCAGAGGTCCTCCACACCCATCAATGTAGCCCTCAGCCTCACTCCCAGTGACTACAAGACCTCCTCCGTCGTCACCACCATTGTTCATCCCCCCGACTTCGGTAGGAGGCCGACGTGAGCGCTGGTAATCTAATATTTCTGAATAGATCTTATCGCATCCCTCTTTTGTGTTGAAGCTACATGAGAGAAGGCGACCAAGCGCCACATCTGACCACAAGAGAATGGTTTCCTGCTGGACAACGTAGATATCCTCGAGGCTGATGGGCGTACTGATTAACAGCTCTTGTGGGTTGTCAATATCAACCATTTCCAGACACCCAACTGTTTGCTCCAACCTGCCGCAGTCGCCACTTCGCCCTTCGCCTTTGCCTTCACCAAAcccctcctctccttcattAGCTACGGAGCGCATCACAATAAatacaacaccaacacccaTTTCTGTCCATGACTCCTGGTCGGACAGGGCCGTGTACAACTTCGCCTTCGTGAAGAGATGAGGGCCATTATCCATCTCTCCGCAGTTCCAACTGTTGCGGGCAGGTAATTCAGATATGAAACGAAAAGATCCTTTACTGTATATACTTCGGACAGATAAAAGTACGTGCAACACTTCAGCAGATCGAAACGAAACTATAACTAACTTATTTGACCGTTCACTCTATGACGCAGGCCCTCCACTTTGTACTAGGCAACTGGTGTGTTGCCCGGGTGTGTCACAATCCTCACTGTGCAATCGCAGttctatttttgtgttgcccCACCCTGTACTTGTCAGCGGAAGGTCCCACAAATAGAAACGAGTAAATGCgttaaaaacgaaaaattcaaaaaaaaaaaaagtaaaagcaaaacgGGCGATAGAATGCTGAAAAGGCTCTTTCCAGGCGCACACATAACTGAACTGGAAGACTTACAGAGTGGTGGAAGTTGGTGGTGTTCAGGAATGCAGATGTACTCCAAGACTGGACAATATATACGCAAATGCAtatgaaataagaaaaaaatacgagGAAGTgtaccgcaaaaaaaaaaaaagcgcacAAACCCCT includes:
- a CDS encoding protein kinase, putative: MTEHKRPANGNSALPVPPAEEGTEKKDPLEGILGSRAECKYVKKKLLGQGSFGSAWRVEETATGLIFAAKVMDTNNMSAKDRGFVTNEVKCLSRCNNANIIRHRASYDRGGMLLIIMEYADGGDLYRQIKARQHAVRHFKEHEVLYIFLQLCLALDHIHGNNMMHRDLKTANVLLTTTGLVKLGDFGFSRQYEDSLSNPVGTTFCGTPYYLSPELWRRAPYSKKSEMWALGVVLYEVMVLKRPFGGRNMDELIDNIVHARRAPLPNMYSDDLRRVCDQLLSLDPAKRPSLRQLFQLPFIRRGLETLRRSVEIHKKIPQQVFNEIAQNIDEVLSSELPEYEGSRVTAHRGMLQRHTADRGWKDCELSLDHNGVLMRNVETGDVERVDLEALTSVCPIDAAMAHEKYVFALKNQTGKAYWFKDRSEESYERWISVLQNAVPR